From a single Ailuropoda melanoleuca isolate Jingjing chromosome 12, ASM200744v2, whole genome shotgun sequence genomic region:
- the ISCU gene encoding iron-sulfur cluster assembly enzyme ISCU, mitochondrial isoform X1 → MAAAGAGRLRRAASALLLRSPRLPARELSAPARLYHKKVVDHYENPRNVGSLDKTSKNVGTGLVGAPACGDVMKLQIQVDEKGKIVDARFKTFGCGSAIASSSLATEWVKGKTVEEALTIKNTDIAKELCLPPVKLHCSMLAEDAIKAALADYKLKQESKKGEAEKE, encoded by the exons ATGGCGGCAGCTGGAGCGGGCCGTCTCAGGCGGGCGGCCTCGGCCCTGCTGCTGCGGAGCCCGCGCCTACCTGCCCGGGAACTGTCGGCTCCGGCCCGGCTCTATCACAAGAAG GTTGTTGATCATTATGAAAATCCTAGAAATGTGGGGTCCCTTGACAAGACGTCAAAAAATGTTGGAACTGGATTGGTGGGGGCTCCAGCATGTGGTGATGTAATGAAATTGCAG ATTCAAGTGGATGAAAAGGGGAAGATTGTAGACGCCAGGTTTAAAACATTTGGCTGTGGGTCTGCTATTGCCTCCAGCTCATTAGCCACTGAGTGGGTGAAAGGGAAGACG GTGGAGGAAGCCTTGACCATCAAGAACACAGACATCGCCAAAGAGCTCTGCCTCCCCCCCGTGAAACTGCACTGCTCCA TGCTGGCCGAAGATGCAATCAAGGCGGCCCTAGCAGATTACAAACTGAAACAAGAGTCCAAGAAAGGAGAGGCGGAGAAGGAATGA
- the ISCU gene encoding iron-sulfur cluster assembly enzyme ISCU, mitochondrial isoform X2, producing the protein MAAAGAGRLRRAASALLLRSPRLPARELSAPARLYHKKVVDHYENPRNVGSLDKTSKNVGTGLVGAPACGDVMKLQIQVDEKGKIVDARFKTFGCGSAIASSSLATEWVKGKTVEEALTIKNTDIAKELCLPPVKLHCSRSCPEPLGAPRCSTMMTCAPF; encoded by the exons ATGGCGGCAGCTGGAGCGGGCCGTCTCAGGCGGGCGGCCTCGGCCCTGCTGCTGCGGAGCCCGCGCCTACCTGCCCGGGAACTGTCGGCTCCGGCCCGGCTCTATCACAAGAAG GTTGTTGATCATTATGAAAATCCTAGAAATGTGGGGTCCCTTGACAAGACGTCAAAAAATGTTGGAACTGGATTGGTGGGGGCTCCAGCATGTGGTGATGTAATGAAATTGCAG ATTCAAGTGGATGAAAAGGGGAAGATTGTAGACGCCAGGTTTAAAACATTTGGCTGTGGGTCTGCTATTGCCTCCAGCTCATTAGCCACTGAGTGGGTGAAAGGGAAGACG GTGGAGGAAGCCTTGACCATCAAGAACACAGACATCGCCAAAGAGCTCTGCCTCCCCCCCGTGAAACTGCACTGCTCCA ggTCCTGCCCAGAGCCCCTTGGGGCTCCCAGGTGCTCGACCATGATGACGTGCGCACCTTTCTGA